A genome region from Variovorax paradoxus includes the following:
- a CDS encoding LysR substrate-binding domain-containing protein, which produces MVSPRLPSTQGLQAFEAVARLRSVNLAAEELSVTPSAVSHRIRQLELLLGLKFFAGSDFSLSADGMAYLARVREAIAALQQVPGREPASQVRRLRVAVTPTFSRQMLLPRLARFRDAYPNIELMLQVTAPVRNTTVEEADIELRFGTGPFHDREFFQLLADEVSPVCSPAYLERHGPFDGFASDAEVSRAQLLRTPLESWRTWFKACGVGLPEPATGHQFNDLGLALDAAAEDFGVVLMHLRLGSAWLDSGRLVRLSARSVPSPNAYFLCWRPGAMERWECATFVEWLREALRQ; this is translated from the coding sequence ATGGTTTCTCCGCGTCTTCCCTCGACCCAGGGCCTGCAGGCCTTCGAGGCCGTCGCGCGGCTGCGCAGCGTGAATCTGGCCGCCGAGGAGCTCAGCGTGACGCCCAGCGCGGTGAGCCACCGCATCCGCCAGCTCGAGCTGCTGCTGGGCCTGAAGTTCTTCGCGGGCAGCGACTTCAGCCTGAGCGCGGACGGCATGGCGTACCTGGCGCGCGTGCGCGAGGCCATTGCGGCACTGCAGCAGGTGCCGGGGCGCGAGCCGGCCTCGCAGGTGCGGCGGCTGCGCGTGGCGGTCACGCCCACCTTCTCGCGGCAGATGCTGCTGCCACGGCTCGCGCGCTTTCGCGACGCCTATCCCAACATCGAGCTGATGCTGCAGGTCACCGCACCGGTGCGCAACACCACGGTGGAAGAAGCCGACATCGAGCTGCGCTTCGGCACCGGTCCGTTTCACGACCGCGAGTTCTTCCAGCTGCTGGCCGACGAAGTCTCGCCGGTGTGCAGCCCGGCCTACCTCGAGCGGCACGGGCCGTTCGACGGGTTCGCGAGCGACGCCGAAGTGTCGCGCGCGCAGTTGCTGCGCACGCCGCTGGAGTCGTGGCGCACCTGGTTCAAGGCTTGCGGCGTGGGCCTGCCCGAGCCGGCCACGGGGCACCAGTTCAACGACCTTGGGCTGGCGCTCGACGCGGCCGCCGAAGACTTCGGCGTGGTGCTGATGCACCTGCGCCTGGGCAGTGCATGGCTCGACAGCGGCCGGCTGGTGCGGCTGTCGGCGCGCAGCGTGCCCTCGCCCAACGCCTACTTCCTGTGCTGGCGGCCGGGCGCCATGGAGCGCTGGGAATGCGCCACCTTCGTCGAATGGCTGCGCGAGGCGCTGCGGCAGTGA
- a CDS encoding helix-turn-helix domain-containing protein: MPNIASILKSEISRVARKEVRAEIETLKKASVHHRAAIAALRRQVSALEKELRKAAKGSARSARASSAAEASDEEPTKRRFSAGRLASHRTKLGISAASYGKLVGVSGQTIYHWEQGKARPRAAQLESLASVRGLGKVEVAQRLGAE, translated from the coding sequence ATGCCAAACATTGCGTCCATCCTTAAGTCCGAGATCTCGCGCGTCGCCCGCAAGGAAGTGCGCGCTGAAATCGAAACCCTCAAGAAAGCCTCGGTGCATCACCGCGCGGCCATTGCCGCATTGCGCAGGCAAGTGAGTGCGCTCGAGAAGGAATTGCGCAAGGCAGCCAAGGGCAGCGCCCGTAGCGCACGCGCCTCGAGCGCCGCCGAAGCGTCCGACGAAGAACCGACGAAGCGACGCTTCAGCGCGGGCCGGTTGGCTTCGCACCGCACGAAGCTGGGTATTTCCGCTGCGTCCTACGGCAAGCTCGTGGGCGTGTCCGGCCAGACGATCTACCACTGGGAACAGGGCAAGGCGCGGCCGAGGGCTGCGCAATTGGAGAGCCTGGCTTCGGTGCGCGGTCTCGGCAAGGTCGAAGTGGCGCAGCGGTTGGGGGCTGAATAA
- a CDS encoding EcsC family protein: MPNLPAYDLLALKQIHEWKHPSVGWLGKKLQLLNRPLDKAGDLLLDTPGVGTVIKKSVEGLTSICNDAAQWSVRPEAIFEEFRKAGHENVKSHADIVDLPLEEVDKVVGWLAAKYKGIAAAEGAGAGAAGALGLVVDIPALIALNLRAVGEYAAYYGFDTTRQEERLFALNTLGLASSPTDASKALAMSQLVRLAQDVAKKVTWNELEKNVFVKLVQEIAKALGIRLTKAKLAQAIPMVGAAVGGGFNAYFTSKVCDAAYQLYRERFLAQKHGANVIDAAVKPAATFDAEFPDVDLKKAL; the protein is encoded by the coding sequence ATGCCAAATCTCCCTGCCTATGACCTTCTTGCACTGAAGCAGATTCATGAATGGAAGCATCCCTCGGTCGGCTGGTTGGGCAAGAAACTGCAGTTGCTCAATCGGCCACTGGACAAGGCGGGAGACCTCCTGCTCGACACACCGGGCGTCGGCACGGTCATCAAGAAGTCCGTCGAAGGATTGACCTCGATCTGCAATGATGCCGCCCAGTGGAGCGTTCGGCCGGAGGCCATTTTCGAAGAGTTCCGCAAGGCCGGCCACGAGAACGTCAAGTCGCATGCGGATATCGTCGATCTGCCGCTGGAAGAGGTCGACAAGGTCGTCGGTTGGCTCGCAGCAAAGTACAAGGGCATCGCCGCCGCCGAAGGTGCAGGCGCGGGAGCGGCAGGTGCGCTGGGTCTGGTCGTCGATATCCCGGCGCTGATCGCACTCAATCTGCGAGCAGTCGGTGAATATGCAGCGTATTACGGGTTCGACACGACGCGCCAGGAAGAACGTCTGTTTGCATTGAACACGTTAGGACTTGCTTCTTCGCCGACCGATGCATCCAAAGCCCTGGCAATGTCTCAATTGGTCCGGCTGGCCCAGGACGTGGCAAAGAAAGTCACGTGGAATGAACTGGAGAAGAACGTCTTCGTGAAACTGGTTCAGGAGATCGCCAAAGCGCTCGGCATCCGCTTGACCAAGGCGAAACTCGCACAGGCCATCCCCATGGTCGGCGCCGCTGTTGGCGGCGGTTTCAATGCGTACTTCACTTCAAAGGTATGCGACGCGGCCTACCAGCTCTATCGCGAACGCTTCCTCGCCCAGAAGCACGGCGCAAATGTCATCGATGCTGCGGTGAAGCCGGCGGCAACATTCGATGCCGAATTCCCCGACGTGGACCTGAAAAAGGCACTGTAG
- a CDS encoding alpha-hydroxy acid oxidase produces the protein MSDLSKITSIEDLRVIAKRRVPKMFYDYADSGAWTEGTYRANESDFQKIKLRQRVAVNMEGRSLRTTMVGQEAAMPVAIAPTGLTGMQHADGEILGARAAKAFGIPFTLSTMSICSLEDIAENTDRHPFWFQLYVMKDRDFIERLIERAKAANVTALQLTLDLQILGQRHKDIKNGLTAPPKPTIKNLINLATKPRWCMGMLGTKRRTFGNIAGHAKGVKDLSSLSSWTAEQFDPALSWADVEWIKKLWGGKLILKGVMDVEDARLAASSGADALIVSNHGGRQLDGAPSSIAALPAIVDAVGTEIEVWMDGGIRSGQDVLKARALGARGTLIGRSFLYGLGAHGQEGVTRALEIIRKELDITMAFCGRTNIDEVDSSILLPGTF, from the coding sequence GTGTCCGACCTTTCCAAGATCACCAGCATCGAAGACCTGCGGGTGATTGCCAAGCGCCGCGTGCCCAAGATGTTCTACGACTACGCCGACTCCGGGGCCTGGACCGAGGGCACCTACCGCGCCAACGAGAGCGACTTCCAGAAGATCAAGCTGCGCCAGCGCGTGGCCGTGAACATGGAAGGCCGCTCGCTGCGCACCACCATGGTCGGCCAGGAAGCCGCGATGCCCGTGGCCATCGCGCCCACCGGCCTCACCGGCATGCAGCATGCCGACGGCGAGATCCTCGGCGCCCGCGCGGCCAAGGCCTTCGGCATCCCGTTCACGCTGTCGACCATGAGCATCTGCTCGCTCGAGGACATCGCCGAGAACACCGACCGCCATCCGTTCTGGTTCCAGCTCTACGTGATGAAGGACCGCGATTTCATCGAGCGCCTGATCGAGCGCGCCAAGGCCGCCAACGTGACCGCGCTGCAGCTCACGCTCGACCTGCAGATCCTGGGCCAGCGCCACAAGGACATCAAGAACGGCCTCACCGCGCCGCCCAAGCCGACGATCAAGAACCTCATCAACCTGGCCACCAAGCCGCGCTGGTGCATGGGCATGCTGGGCACCAAGCGCCGCACCTTCGGCAACATCGCGGGCCACGCCAAGGGCGTGAAAGACCTGTCGTCGCTGTCGTCGTGGACCGCCGAGCAGTTCGACCCCGCGCTGAGCTGGGCCGACGTGGAATGGATCAAGAAGCTTTGGGGCGGCAAGCTCATCCTGAAGGGCGTGATGGACGTGGAAGACGCGCGGCTTGCGGCCTCCAGCGGCGCCGACGCGCTCATCGTGTCGAACCACGGCGGCCGCCAGCTCGACGGCGCGCCCTCCTCCATCGCTGCGCTGCCGGCCATCGTCGATGCGGTAGGCACCGAGATCGAGGTGTGGATGGACGGCGGCATCCGCAGCGGCCAGGACGTGCTCAAGGCCCGCGCGCTGGGCGCACGCGGCACGCTCATCGGCCGCAGCTTCCTGTACGGACTGGGCGCCCACGGGCAGGAAGGCGTGACGCGCGCGCTCGAGATCATCCGCAAGGAACTCGACATCACCATGGCCTTCTGCGGCCGCACGAACATCGACGAGGTCGACTCGAGCATCCTGCTGCCGGGCACCTTCTGA
- a CDS encoding MFS family transporter, which yields MSAVTPTPGGPAASSSLPQSAPHYTAEEKRHRVFAIMAASSGNLVEWFDFYVYAFSALYFAPAFFPKSDPTAQLLNTAGVFAAGFLMRPIGGWLFGRVADRLGRKTSMLISVTMMCGGSLVIAALPTYAQIGAWAPFLLLVCRLFQGLSVGGEYGTTATYMSEVALRGQRGFFSSFQYVTLIGGQLLAVLVIVVLEQLLTEPELKAWGWRIPFVIGAIAAVVALLLRRTLHETQTAEAKANKEAGSMAGLFKHHTPAFLTVLGYTAGGSLIFYTFTTYMQKYLVNTVHLPIKTASYVMTGALFVYMCMQPVFGALSDRIGRRNNMLLFGGLGALGTVPILTALQHTTSPVMAFVLIIVALAIVSFYTSISGIVKAEMFPPEVRALGVGLAYAVANAIFGGSAEYVALGLKSLGHESAFFWYVSAMMVIAFLVSLRLPRQASYLHHDH from the coding sequence ATGAGCGCAGTCACGCCTACTCCGGGAGGCCCAGCGGCCTCTTCGTCCTTGCCACAGTCGGCCCCCCACTACACGGCCGAAGAAAAGCGCCACCGCGTCTTCGCGATCATGGCGGCCTCGTCGGGCAACCTCGTCGAGTGGTTCGACTTCTACGTCTACGCGTTCTCCGCGCTCTACTTCGCGCCAGCCTTCTTTCCCAAGTCGGACCCCACCGCGCAGTTGCTGAACACAGCGGGCGTGTTCGCGGCGGGCTTCCTCATGCGGCCCATCGGCGGCTGGCTGTTCGGGCGCGTGGCCGACCGGCTCGGGCGCAAGACCTCGATGCTGATCTCGGTCACCATGATGTGCGGCGGCTCGCTCGTCATCGCGGCCCTGCCCACCTATGCGCAGATCGGCGCCTGGGCGCCCTTCCTGCTGCTGGTCTGCCGGCTGTTCCAGGGCCTGTCGGTGGGCGGCGAATACGGCACCACCGCCACCTACATGAGCGAGGTGGCGCTGCGCGGCCAGCGCGGCTTCTTCTCGTCGTTCCAGTACGTCACGCTCATCGGCGGACAACTGCTCGCGGTGCTGGTGATCGTGGTGCTCGAACAGCTCCTGACCGAGCCCGAGCTCAAGGCCTGGGGCTGGCGCATTCCTTTCGTCATCGGTGCCATCGCCGCCGTGGTGGCGCTGCTGCTGCGCCGCACGCTGCATGAAACCCAGACCGCGGAGGCCAAGGCCAACAAGGAAGCCGGCAGCATGGCCGGCCTCTTCAAACACCACACGCCCGCGTTCCTGACCGTGCTGGGCTACACCGCCGGCGGTTCGCTGATCTTCTACACCTTCACCACCTACATGCAGAAGTACCTGGTGAACACCGTGCACCTGCCGATCAAGACCGCCAGCTATGTGATGACCGGCGCGCTGTTCGTCTACATGTGCATGCAGCCGGTGTTCGGCGCACTGTCCGACCGCATCGGCCGGCGCAACAACATGCTGCTGTTCGGCGGCCTCGGCGCGCTGGGCACGGTGCCCATCCTCACGGCCCTGCAGCACACCACCAGCCCGGTGATGGCTTTCGTGCTCATCATCGTCGCGCTGGCCATCGTGAGCTTCTACACCTCGATCAGCGGCATCGTGAAGGCCGAGATGTTCCCCCCCGAAGTGCGCGCGCTGGGCGTCGGGCTGGCCTACGCGGTGGCCAACGCCATCTTCGGCGGCTCGGCCGAATACGTGGCGCTGGGGCTCAAGTCGCTGGGCCACGAGTCGGCGTTCTTCTGGTACGTGAGCGCGATGATGGTCATCGCGTTCCTCGTCAGCCTGCGGCTGCCGCGGCAGGCGAGCTACCTGCATCACGATCACTGA
- a CDS encoding tripartite tricarboxylate transporter substrate-binding protein has product MKTLFALAAVAAAVVGATGAQAQDFPGSKPITIVVPFAAGGPTDRVARDLAEALRKPLGGNTVIIDNVPGAGSSIGAAKVARAAPDGYTLLLNHIAMATVPSLVRNVPFKVETDFEYLGIVNDVPMTLISKPSIPANNYKELTGWIAANKGKINIGNAGVGSASHLCGLLYQSATKTEMTPVPYKGTAPAITDLIGGQIDLLCDQTTNTTPQIQAKKVKAFAVTTPQRLALPMLKDLPTLDEAGLKNFQVTIWHGLYAPKGTPAPVLKKLNDAMKAALKDPDFIHREELLGAVVATDGRIEPAGHKKFVIDEIAKWTPIIKAAGVYAD; this is encoded by the coding sequence ATGAAGACATTGTTCGCCCTCGCAGCCGTCGCCGCTGCCGTCGTGGGCGCCACCGGCGCGCAGGCCCAGGATTTCCCGGGCAGCAAGCCCATCACCATCGTCGTGCCGTTCGCCGCCGGCGGCCCGACCGACCGCGTCGCCCGCGACCTGGCCGAGGCGCTGCGCAAGCCGCTCGGCGGCAACACGGTGATCATCGACAACGTGCCCGGCGCGGGCAGCTCCATCGGCGCGGCCAAGGTGGCACGCGCCGCGCCCGACGGCTACACGCTGCTGCTCAACCACATCGCGATGGCCACCGTGCCGAGCCTGGTGCGCAACGTGCCGTTCAAGGTCGAGACCGATTTCGAATATCTCGGCATCGTCAACGACGTGCCGATGACGCTCATCTCCAAGCCCAGCATCCCGGCCAACAACTACAAGGAGCTGACCGGCTGGATCGCAGCCAACAAGGGCAAGATCAACATCGGCAACGCGGGCGTGGGCTCGGCCTCGCACCTGTGCGGCCTGCTGTACCAGAGCGCCACCAAGACCGAGATGACGCCCGTGCCCTACAAGGGCACCGCGCCTGCCATCACCGACCTGATCGGCGGACAGATCGACCTGCTGTGCGACCAGACCACCAACACGACGCCGCAGATCCAGGCGAAGAAAGTGAAGGCCTTCGCGGTGACCACGCCGCAACGCCTCGCGCTGCCGATGCTCAAGGACCTGCCCACGCTCGACGAGGCCGGCCTGAAGAACTTCCAGGTGACGATCTGGCACGGCCTCTATGCGCCCAAGGGCACGCCCGCGCCGGTGCTGAAGAAGCTCAACGATGCAATGAAGGCCGCGCTGAAGGACCCGGACTTCATCCATCGCGAGGAACTGCTCGGTGCCGTGGTGGCGACCGATGGCCGCATCGAGCCCGCCGGCCACAAGAAGTTCGTGATCGACGAGATCGCCAAATGGACGCCCATCATCAAGGCGGCCGGCGTGTACGCCGACTGA